The Silvibacterium dinghuense DNA window GGCAAGCGTAAGCGGCGACTCGCTCGCAAGGGTCCATCCAGCAGGCAGAGCAAAAGACTGATCGCAACCGGGGAGCAGAACAGAGCAGGGCTGATCGGGCATGTTGGCTTACATCCTTCCGGAGATAGCTTGAAAGCCTGTAGAGCTGCCAGAGTACCGCAGGAAAGAGGGGCAGAAATCACAGTAAAATAGAGGTAGGACGCTGTGCGATAGGAGCGGTCTATCCGGCCGCTCTGAGCCTTGGATTCATCTGCTCCTGCTAGCCTGAAAGAGCCATGAGCCAGACTGTACTGTTGCATTTTTCCGGGCAGGATCATCCCGGGTTGACGACCGCTTTGACCGGCATTCTCGCTGATTTCGATGCCTGCATCCTCGATGTGGGACAGGCCGTCGTGCACGAAACGCTGGCGCTGGGCCTGCTGATCGAACTACCTGTGGGCGCAGAGTTCGCGCCGCTCAAAACTGCGCTTGAAACGCGCTCGGAATCACTTGGGCTGCGGGTGCGCTTCACGCCGATCTCCGCCGAGGCGCTCTCGCACTGGCTCTCGCTGCAGGGCAAAGACCGCTTCATCCTCACCGTGCTCGGACGGTCTGTGACAGCAGCACAACTGTCTGCCGTCACCGGCGTCATCGCAGCACAGGGGCTGAACATCGACCGTATCGAGCGGCTCTCGGGACGGCTCTCTCTGGCGGTGCACACGCCGCACGCCAATGCATGTGTCGAGATCCAGGCCAGCGGCGCGCCGCGCTCGCAGGATGAGATGAAGGCAGGCCTGCTCGAAGTGGCGCAGCGCTTTCCCATCGACGTGGCCTTCCAGCGCGAGTCGATCTTCCGCCGCAACCGGCGGCTGTTTGCCTTCGACATGGATTCGACCCTGATCCAGGGCGAAGTGATCGACGAGCTGGCGAAGCTGGCCGGTGTGGCCGATCAAGTCGTGAAGATCACCGAGTCGGCCATGCGCGGCGAGATCGAGTTCCAGGAGAGCTTCCGCCGCCGCGTGGGCCTGCTCAAGGGCCTGCCCGAGGCACGCGTGCGCGAACTGCTGGGCAAGATCCCACTGACCGAAGGCGCGGAGCAGCTGATCTGCACGCTGAAGACGCTGGGCTACAAGACAGCGATCCTGTCCGGTGGGTTCACGTTCTTCGCGCATCATCTGCAGCAGCGCTTCGGGATCGATTACGTCTACGCGAATGAGCTCGAGATGGCGAACGGCGCGGTGACCGGCGAAGTCACCGGCGCGATTGTCGACGGCGCGCGTAAAGCCGAGGCTCTGCGCGAGATTGCGGAGCGCGAGAATATTTCACTGGAGCAGGTCATCGCCGTCGGCGACGGGGCAAACGATCTGCCCATGCTGAAGCTGGCAGGGATGGGCATCGCCTTCCGCGCAAAGCCGCTGGTGAGGGCGAGCGCGAGCCACTCGCTTACGCATCTTGGGTTGGATAGCCTGCTCTATCTCATCGGCGTGCGGGATCGGGATACGGAGAAGCTGGCTTGTTTCCAGCCGGTGGAGGTGCCGTAGGTGCAATGAAACTGGAAGAAAAAACTATCATGCAAGCTCTACCACTAAGCTTGGTATTGCTTGGATTGGTTTTTGCTATCGTCGCAGCTATTACGCCCGTTTCTCTGAAAAAAGGATTACGGCGATTGCTCTCTTCGCTCCTTGTTGGAGCGGCGTTTATATTAGGTTCGATCGAGCAAATAATTGCAGAACATCACTTGTGGCCAGGGGCATTTGGAATTGGAGCGGGTGCTTTCCTAGTATGGATCGGCTATAGGAAACGCGAAAAGGATCCAGATGGCCGCACTCCTGCAGCTAAGATGCTTTGATTTTCTTTCTATGAAAGCTAATCAGGGCGCGGATTTCTCCGCGCCCTTCGTGATTTTGTGACTGCATTCGTTACAAATAACGACTACTTCCCCGCCACATCAAGCTTCGGCTGCTTCGCATCCGGCAGAGTTGCGCCGAGGATGCCCGCGACGGTCGGCGCGATGCGGCGCATGTCGATGGTGCCGAGATCCTTGCCATGGGCAATCCCATCGCCCATGGCGAAGAAGGATGCATGCATCTCGGGATCGTCGTTGATCCATCCATGAGCGCCCTTCTCGGGCGAGTCGCTCACCAGCGGTCCGCTGAGCTGCCCGCCGGTGATGTAGCCCATCTTGAGCACGACCAGCCACGCGCCATCCGGGAAGCCGCCATACTTCTTTGCCTCTTCCTGCGTGAGGATGCGCTCCACGCCGGAATTCGGATCGGCGGCGAGCTTATCGAGGATGGTCTTCACCTTCTCGCGCACCGCCTGGTCGCTCGGGTCATGCAGCATGATCGGCGCCATGCCGCCGGCAGCCCAGGGCTCGGCCTGCCACGAGGTGACATGCATCGTGCCCATAGGGGACTTGCCCATGGTGATGAGACCGGCCTCGAGAAACGGAATGGCAAGGTTCACGCCGTGCGGCGAGTCGGCGAAGCCGTGGTCGGAGACGATGACGATGTCGGTGCGGGGATCATTCGCGCGAGCGGCCTCGATGAGCTGCGCGACCATGCCGTCGATGGCCTCCAGCGTCTCATCGGCCTCGGCGCTGAAGGGGCCGTGCTCGTGCTCGGAGCCGTCGAGCGAACTGAGGTGGATGGTCATGAAGCCGGGCTTCTTCTCACGCAGAATGGCGAGCGAGAACTTTGTCCGCGTGCGGTCGCCGTCGACCGAGGTGTCATTGCCGGCCATGTAAGGGCCGTTCTCGCGCTCGAGCTCAGGCAGCATCCCCACCGGGCGGCTGATCGCGGCCATCAGGTGGCGATCGTCGGGATTGGGATTGGTGCCGCCGACTGAGACACGCCAATATTCCGGGATCAGATAGTCCACGCCCTTCGCATCGACACTGACCGGCCAGCTCACCGAGGCAGTCTTGATGCCCTTTTCATGCGCGGCCGACCAGAGCGTTGCCACGCGAACGTCTTCGTTGTACCAGTACCAGGCGCCGGCGAAGTCGCGCGTGGGGTCGAAGACCTGATTGTTGTAGATGCCGTGCACGGCGGGCTCGACGCCGGTGACCAGCGTGGTGTGGCTGGGATAGGTCACGGTCGGCGTTACGCCGATCACGCCGTCGGCGTAGGCGCCTTCGCGGAGAAAGCGGCGGAGCGTGGGGATCTTCAGATGGTGCTCGTCGGCGTGGGTGATGTACTCGGGCTTCATGCCGTCGATGGAGATCATCAGCACCGGCCGCGAGGTCTGGGCGTGTGCGGCCACGGAAGAAAGACAGAGCGCGGCGACGAGATAGCGAAGTCGTGCGAATGGCATCATGGCATTGATGATGCCACTGGTTCGCGAATCCTGCGTGAACTGGGACTGAGAGGGATTTCCCACGTCTCAAACTCGAGACGTGGGGCACCCGGCCAGGTCTGTTCCTCCCGCCCAAGCGGAGCCTGGACGGGGCACCCTTATCCTCGATACTCCTATCTGAGAACTGAGGACTGACAACTGGGGACTGGCGGCTGCCGTTAGAATCGTGGCGTGGAACGCGCGGCGGCCGCTGCGCGTATCTCACAGGGCCCGCGCAGAGACGCAGGCGAAGGAGTTTCCGATGCAAACCCGTATTGTCGGGACCACGATGCCGGTCCTCGAATTTCTGCTGGATCATAACGACGCCATCATCTCCGAATCCGGTGAGCTGTCTTGGATGGGCGCCTCGATCCAGATGACGACGCACACGCAGTTTGGCGGAGGAGGCGGCTTCTTCGGCGCTCTGAAGCGCGTGGCCGGCGGCGGCAGCCTGTTCATGACCGAGTACCGCGCCGTGGGCGCACCGGGAGAACTGGCCTTTGCGACCCGCGTGCCGGGACACATCCTTCCTGTTGAAGTCGGGCAGGGGCGCGACTTCTATATCCATCGGCATGGATTTCTGTGCGCCACCTCGCAGGTGCAGCTCAGCGTGGGCTTCCAGCAGTCGCTGGGCGCGGGCATCTTTGGCGGTGACGGATTCCTGCTGCAGCACGTCACCGGCCTGGGCATGGCCTGGCTGGAGCTTTCGGGCGAGGTGGTCGTGAAGGACCTGGCGCCGGGCGAGACGCTGCGCGTGCATCCCGGTCACGTGGGCGCGTTTCAATCGAGCGTGAACTTCCAGATCACGCGCGTGCAGGGCATCAAGAATATGATCTTCGGCGGCGACGGCATCTTCCTGGCCGCGCTCACCGGCCCGGGCCGCGTATGGCTGCAGACGCTGCCGATCGCAAAGCTGGCACACCAGCTTGCGCCGTATCTCGACGGCGAAGCGACGAGCAGCAACACCCAGGCCGGAGTTATGGGCGGGATTGTCGGTTCGCTGCTGGATGGGCTGAAATAAGGCAGGGTATAGGGTTTAGGGTGTAGGGTTTAGTGGAGGCGAGGCCGGTTGGCCTCGCCTTTTGTTCTTCTATGGGCTTTAGGTAGGTCGACTCAGCATCTCCGATCGCCGCGGGAATAGCTAAGCATGTGCCCGTGTCACTCGGCCTTCTGCACCCACTGGCTCCGCCACGCTGGAGCTTCAAACGGCTCCGCGAAATATTGCGTCTCGTGCACCACCTTGCCATCGCGAAACTCCATGATGCTCACCGTGTATGCCGGATGTCCCTGGTAAAGGATGGTGTACTCCGTGATCCAAAGATCACCGCGTCCCAGCATGCGTTTCACCTGAAAGCCCGACAGCTTTCCCGGATGATGACTTCGCAGGGCCTGTAAGTGGCTTCGTCCGAAAATGCGCTCGCCTGACTGGGGATAGTCGCAGATGACATCGTCATCGTAGATGTCGTGCTCGGCTATCGCATCCCCGGCCGCCGACGCTCGCCAGTGTGCCTCCAGGGCATCTCGTATCCGCTTCTCCTGCGTGGACTGCTGGGAAGAATGCTCGTCCATCATGATGCGCTGCCTCGCGGAATGAAGCCTGGAACACCGGTCTGCACCACGCTGTTGAGCCTCTGCCTGATCTGAATACGGTCGATCTCGTCAAATGCATCGGCAGGAAGCGGCGATATGTCGAAGTTTTCGCGTGCGCGAGCCGCCGATTTCGGTGTGGTGAGAAAAGCGGTGCCCCGCTGCACCGCCCACGCCAGCAATACCTGGGCCGGCGTCTTTCCAACGCGCGCGGCCACTGCTGTCACCACCGGATCTTCCAGCGGCCCCGGCCTGGCTCCATGACCCAATGGCGCAAACGCCAGAAGGACAATCCCTTTCTCCCTGCAAAAACTCAGGAGCTCCGTCTCGGGCAGATACGGATGCGATTCCACCTGCACGACTGCCGGCTTGATGCGTGCCGCTTCGTATACCGGCAGCAATCCCTCCAGCGTAATATCCGAGAGCCCGATGGCGCGGCACTTGCCGTGGTCCACCAGGCTTTCCATCGCCTGCCACGTCTCCAGCAGCGTCACTCCGCTGTCATAGAGGACATTGCCGCTTTCGTCTCGCGGGTCCTGCTCCTCTCCCGGCTGGAAGGCAAAGGGCGTGTGGATGAGGTAGAGGTCAAGCTCATCGAGCT harbors:
- a CDS encoding aldo/keto reductase; the protein is MTAPSAFQTKKMPLNHGAGAMPAAGFGTLIPDAAVTTAATGYALDAGFRHFDCAERYRNEAEVGEALQTGLTANGLTREDIFVTTKLWNSNHRPERVEPAFEASLKRLKLDELDLYLIHTPFAFQPGEEQDPRDESGNVLYDSGVTLLETWQAMESLVDHGKCRAIGLSDITLEGLLPVYEAARIKPAVVQVESHPYLPETELLSFCREKGIVLLAFAPLGHGARPGPLEDPVVTAVAARVGKTPAQVLLAWAVQRGTAFLTTPKSAARARENFDISPLPADAFDEIDRIQIRQRLNSVVQTGVPGFIPRGSAS
- the serB gene encoding phosphoserine phosphatase SerB; this encodes MSQTVLLHFSGQDHPGLTTALTGILADFDACILDVGQAVVHETLALGLLIELPVGAEFAPLKTALETRSESLGLRVRFTPISAEALSHWLSLQGKDRFILTVLGRSVTAAQLSAVTGVIAAQGLNIDRIERLSGRLSLAVHTPHANACVEIQASGAPRSQDEMKAGLLEVAQRFPIDVAFQRESIFRRNRRLFAFDMDSTLIQGEVIDELAKLAGVADQVVKITESAMRGEIEFQESFRRRVGLLKGLPEARVRELLGKIPLTEGAEQLICTLKTLGYKTAILSGGFTFFAHHLQQRFGIDYVYANELEMANGAVTGEVTGAIVDGARKAEALREIAERENISLEQVIAVGDGANDLPMLKLAGMGIAFRAKPLVRASASHSLTHLGLDSLLYLIGVRDRDTEKLACFQPVEVP
- a CDS encoding AIM24 family protein, with the protein product MQTRIVGTTMPVLEFLLDHNDAIISESGELSWMGASIQMTTHTQFGGGGGFFGALKRVAGGGSLFMTEYRAVGAPGELAFATRVPGHILPVEVGQGRDFYIHRHGFLCATSQVQLSVGFQQSLGAGIFGGDGFLLQHVTGLGMAWLELSGEVVVKDLAPGETLRVHPGHVGAFQSSVNFQITRVQGIKNMIFGGDGIFLAALTGPGRVWLQTLPIAKLAHQLAPYLDGEATSSNTQAGVMGGIVGSLLDGLK
- a CDS encoding nuclear transport factor 2 family protein, with the translated sequence MMDEHSSQQSTQEKRIRDALEAHWRASAAGDAIAEHDIYDDDVICDYPQSGERIFGRSHLQALRSHHPGKLSGFQVKRMLGRGDLWITEYTILYQGHPAYTVSIMEFRDGKVVHETQYFAEPFEAPAWRSQWVQKAE
- a CDS encoding alkaline phosphatase family protein, giving the protein MGNPSQSQFTQDSRTSGIINAMMPFARLRYLVAALCLSSVAAHAQTSRPVLMISIDGMKPEYITHADEHHLKIPTLRRFLREGAYADGVIGVTPTVTYPSHTTLVTGVEPAVHGIYNNQVFDPTRDFAGAWYWYNEDVRVATLWSAAHEKGIKTASVSWPVSVDAKGVDYLIPEYWRVSVGGTNPNPDDRHLMAAISRPVGMLPELERENGPYMAGNDTSVDGDRTRTKFSLAILREKKPGFMTIHLSSLDGSEHEHGPFSAEADETLEAIDGMVAQLIEAARANDPRTDIVIVSDHGFADSPHGVNLAIPFLEAGLITMGKSPMGTMHVTSWQAEPWAAGGMAPIMLHDPSDQAVREKVKTILDKLAADPNSGVERILTQEEAKKYGGFPDGAWLVVLKMGYITGGQLSGPLVSDSPEKGAHGWINDDPEMHASFFAMGDGIAHGKDLGTIDMRRIAPTVAGILGATLPDAKQPKLDVAGK